CGTACGAGATTGCATCTTCGTGCGACATGATGCCGATCCCGCTCATCCGATCGATGAAGACGCGATTGCGCGACAGCAGCTTGTCGCAGTCGCTCAACACCGAATCCAGCATTTCGAATGCGTGCGCGATCCGCTCGTTGAAATCCGCGGGAAGGTCGTGGCTCACTCCGCCGAGCCGGCACCAGGTTACAGTCAGGCGCGCTCCCGTCACCGCCTCCACCAGGTCGTACAACAACTCACGCGCCTCGAGCATGTAAAAGGCCACCGTGGTCGCGCCCACTTCGCTGGAGGCCATGCCGAGGCAGGTCAGATGATCGGTGATGCGCGAAACCTCACTCATGATCGTGCGTACGAATTGGCATCGCTCGGGGAGCTCGATGTTCAGCAGCTTCTCCACCGCGAGCGCGAACCCGACGTTGTTGATACACGGCGACGCGTAGTTCAGCCGGTCGGTGTACGGGAAGCATTGTGTCCAGGTACCCTGCTCACACATTTTCTCGAACGCGCGATGCAGGTAGCCGACTTCCACATCGCAGTCCACGATGCGTTCGCCGTCGAGCTTCAGGTTGAATTTGATGGTGCCGTGCGAGGCCGGATGGGACGGTCCCATCTGCATCTCCATGATCTCCTCGATCGGATCCGACGCTTCGATCTTCTGCTGCCAGCGCGCGGGAAGTGCCATACGACTTGGTACCTGGAGTGGTCAGCGCGAGGGCG
The Candidatus Binataceae bacterium DNA segment above includes these coding regions:
- a CDS encoding NADH-quinone oxidoreductase subunit D; translation: MALPARWQQKIEASDPIEEIMEMQMGPSHPASHGTIKFNLKLDGERIVDCDVEVGYLHRAFEKMCEQGTWTQCFPYTDRLNYASPCINNVGFALAVEKLLNIELPERCQFVRTIMSEVSRITDHLTCLGMASSEVGATTVAFYMLEARELLYDLVEAVTGARLTVTWCRLGGVSHDLPADFNERIAHAFEMLDSVLSDCDKLLSRNRVFIDRMSGIGIMSHEDAISYGLTGPLLRATGVSYDVRKAYPYLVYDRFDFEVPTGEKGDNYDRFNMRFHEMYQSKRIIEQAMAALPQGPISITDPRIVLPPKHQVYNSIEGLMNHFKLIMEGVKVPPGDVYCAVEGANGELGFYVVSDGSGRPYRVRVRPPCFFGMAALNKMLIGRMIPDIVTTFGMINMIGGECDR